A DNA window from Acetobacter aceti NBRC 14818 contains the following coding sequences:
- a CDS encoding nucleotidyltransferase family protein, whose protein sequence is MTEAGLTAIVLAGSRAGAADPMAVTAGLSHKALIPIAGKPMITHVLDTLRAVPSIGRILVCIENPAVLDGILPDGVQTMDAAQGPSASVLAAIRDCGTPLLVTTADNPLLRPEWVQFFLDGAEDADIAVGVASEAAVTRDVPGTRRTFIRLSDIAFSGCNLFLFRTPASARVAMLWRKIEKERKHPLRMGWLLGPCILLRFLLKRLGTKNLLARILKLTGAQGKFVFMPDGRAAVDVDKPADLALVRKLMETA, encoded by the coding sequence GTGACCGAAGCCGGACTGACAGCGATCGTTCTGGCCGGGTCACGCGCAGGAGCGGCTGACCCGATGGCGGTCACCGCCGGACTTTCGCACAAGGCGCTCATCCCGATTGCCGGAAAACCGATGATCACGCATGTGCTCGATACGCTCCGCGCCGTGCCGAGCATCGGGCGCATTCTTGTCTGTATCGAAAACCCTGCTGTTCTGGACGGGATTCTTCCGGATGGCGTTCAGACGATGGACGCCGCGCAAGGGCCGAGCGCCAGCGTTCTTGCCGCCATTCGTGACTGCGGCACACCACTTCTGGTCACCACGGCGGACAATCCGCTTCTGCGCCCCGAATGGGTGCAGTTTTTCCTCGATGGCGCCGAAGACGCCGACATTGCCGTGGGTGTCGCCAGCGAAGCCGCTGTGACGCGGGATGTTCCCGGAACACGCCGGACGTTCATTCGCCTTTCCGATATTGCCTTTTCAGGCTGCAATCTTTTCCTTTTCCGTACACCGGCTTCTGCAAGAGTTGCTATGCTCTGGCGAAAAATCGAAAAGGAACGCAAACACCCGCTCCGGATGGGCTGGCTGCTTGGTCCCTGCATTCTGCTCCGGTTCCTGCTGAAGCGTCTGGGAACGAAAAACCTTCTGGCGCGCATTCTGAAACTTACTGGCGCACAGGGGAAGTTTGTCTTCATGCCGGACGGTCGTGCGGCTGTGGATGTGGACAAACCTGCTGATCTGGCCCTAGTGCGAAAGCTGATGGAAACGGCATAG
- a CDS encoding sterol desaturase family protein — MSGTLRNPTIRSGRSFDLGKMNLRQLWIAYLTYPTILLYFTLIVVSVILSAHFFAGWGATLTSILAVMLVYPVVWYSLHRWILHGQWLYKSRWTASLWKRIHFDHHQDPHLLDVLFGAPATTLPTIGAVTIPVGWLIGGWGAAATAFGAGVTITCIYEFFHCIQHLNYKPKAAWIQRMKAWHVLHHFHDEDGNFGITSYVVDRAFGSFYEEARARPRSPSVFNLGYNLEQAKRYPWVMKLTGSPPRDRPDGARPSTRSASRDAA, encoded by the coding sequence ATGAGTGGCACCCTGCGGAATCCGACCATCCGGTCCGGGCGGAGCTTTGATCTCGGCAAGATGAATCTGCGTCAGCTGTGGATCGCCTACCTGACCTATCCGACGATTCTGCTGTATTTCACCCTCATTGTGGTCAGCGTCATTCTCAGCGCGCATTTCTTCGCGGGCTGGGGTGCGACGCTCACGTCCATCCTCGCTGTCATGCTGGTCTATCCGGTCGTCTGGTATTCCCTGCACCGCTGGATTCTGCACGGACAGTGGCTCTACAAATCCCGCTGGACCGCCTCCCTGTGGAAGCGCATCCACTTTGACCACCATCAGGACCCGCATCTGCTGGACGTTCTGTTCGGTGCGCCCGCCACGACCCTGCCCACGATCGGCGCTGTGACGATTCCCGTCGGCTGGCTGATCGGTGGTTGGGGAGCCGCTGCGACGGCTTTTGGCGCCGGTGTGACGATCACTTGTATTTACGAATTCTTTCACTGCATCCAGCACCTGAACTACAAGCCGAAGGCGGCATGGATCCAGCGGATGAAGGCGTGGCACGTCCTGCATCACTTCCATGATGAGGACGGCAACTTCGGCATCACCAGCTATGTCGTGGATCGTGCATTCGGCTCTTTCTATGAAGAAGCCCGTGCCCGTCCCCGCAGCCCGAGCGTGTTCAACCTCGGCTACAATCTGGAGCAGGCGAAGCGTTATCCGTGGGTTATGAAGCTGACCGGCTCCCCGCCACGCGACCGTCCCGACGGCGCTCGCCCTTCCACCCGTTCAGCCAGCCGGGATGCGGCGTGA